A single Dehalococcoidia bacterium DNA region contains:
- a CDS encoding rubrerythrin family protein, with protein MSNTIKNLKEAFAGESQANRKYLFFAEKAEQEGYKRVARLFRAAAAAETVHARNHLREMQVIGSTAENLKVAVAGELHEFTEMYPQFIKQAESEEQAKAKHSFDIANKVEKIHHGLFEAALAALDKEKGQDGETFHVCRVCGYTVEGEAPDKCPVCGATKKAFDPVE; from the coding sequence ATGTCAAACACTATTAAGAATCTAAAAGAAGCGTTCGCCGGGGAGAGCCAGGCCAACCGCAAGTACCTGTTCTTCGCCGAGAAAGCCGAGCAGGAGGGATATAAGCGCGTGGCGAGGCTGTTCCGCGCCGCGGCCGCGGCCGAGACCGTTCACGCCAGAAATCACCTGCGAGAAATGCAGGTCATCGGCTCGACCGCCGAAAACCTGAAGGTCGCTGTGGCTGGCGAGCTGCACGAGTTCACCGAGATGTACCCGCAGTTCATAAAGCAGGCGGAATCCGAGGAACAGGCAAAGGCCAAACACAGCTTCGATATCGCCAACAAGGTGGAAAAGATACACCACGGACTGTTCGAAGCGGCCCTGGCGGCGCTCGATAAAGAAAAGGGCCAGGATGGAGAGACCTTCCATGTCTGCAGGGTCTGCGGATATACCGTGGAGGGAGAGGCGCCGGATAAGTGTCCCGTCTGCGGCGCAACGAAGAAGGCCTTCGATCCCGTCGAGTAA
- a CDS encoding aspartate/glutamate racemase family protein — MRICLVAVAQSVPGFNEILFDVIKKGSMKALRPDTEVVMRPLEVGLADPNDFVNHYYSFLNSASIVETIIQAEREGFDAVALGCFGDTGVDQARAAVDIPVIGPAESTMMLACQMGRRFGIVCANLPGLPADHWEQVRYHGLTERLIPNGIRPDIHEFADTWSKSFADPKFAADGVAERAREMVADGADVVIIGCCGIGPFCSQAGLHSIRVGDRNIPILDAQLVALKTAEMAVDLKNSSGMPFTSLPRPSKEDFGRVRDRFGLPGYN; from the coding sequence ATGAGAATATGCTTAGTGGCGGTTGCACAGTCGGTCCCCGGCTTCAACGAAATCCTGTTCGACGTGATTAAGAAGGGCTCCATGAAGGCGCTGAGGCCGGACACCGAGGTTGTCATGCGGCCCCTCGAGGTGGGTCTTGCCGATCCAAATGATTTCGTCAATCATTACTACTCCTTCCTAAACTCCGCCAGCATAGTTGAGACCATCATACAAGCGGAACGTGAAGGCTTCGATGCAGTTGCGCTCGGCTGTTTCGGAGATACCGGCGTGGATCAAGCACGAGCCGCCGTCGATATACCCGTCATTGGTCCGGCGGAATCTACGATGATGCTCGCCTGCCAGATGGGCCGCAGGTTCGGCATCGTATGCGCCAACCTGCCGGGGCTGCCTGCCGACCATTGGGAACAGGTGCGCTACCACGGTCTGACCGAGCGGCTGATCCCGAACGGCATCCGGCCGGACATACATGAATTCGCCGACACGTGGAGCAAGAGCTTCGCCGACCCAAAATTCGCCGCCGACGGCGTGGCCGAGCGGGCGCGGGAGATGGTAGCCGACGGTGCCGATGTGGTCATCATCGGATGCTGCGGCATCGGCCCGTTCTGCAGCCAGGCCGGTCTGCACAGTATACGTGTCGGCGACAGGAACATCCCTATCCTCGACGCACAGCTCGTGGCGCTCAAGACCGCTGAGATGGCCGTCGACCTCAAGAACAGCTCGGGTATGCCGTTCACCAGCCTGCCGCGGCCGTCTAAAGAGGACTTCGGCCGGGTCAGGGACAGATTCGGTCTGCCGGGTTATAATTAG
- a CDS encoding dCMP deaminase family protein — MKNLKRERPGKTEHYLNRAKVAAERSTCLRRKVGAVIIKNDAEVSSGYVGSPRDTENCIDLGTCIRIEMGTPSGERYELCRSVHAEQNAIINAARTGANVMDGDMYISSELIGAAYTESPKKMRQTNRPCALCMKEILNAGLTKVYMRDEISGEVMTYTMPQLKRILESEFKRMGGTRRISRKSGK, encoded by the coding sequence GTGAAGAATCTAAAGAGAGAGAGACCGGGCAAGACAGAACACTACCTTAACAGAGCTAAAGTCGCCGCGGAGCGCAGCACCTGCCTGAGAAGGAAAGTCGGGGCGGTGATAATCAAGAACGACGCGGAGGTCAGTTCAGGCTACGTCGGCTCGCCGCGAGACACCGAGAACTGCATCGATTTGGGCACCTGTATCCGCATCGAGATGGGGACGCCTTCGGGCGAGCGATACGAACTGTGCCGCAGCGTCCACGCCGAGCAAAACGCCATCATCAACGCGGCGCGCACCGGCGCCAACGTGATGGACGGCGACATGTACATCTCCAGCGAACTTATCGGAGCCGCCTACACGGAGAGCCCTAAGAAGATGCGGCAGACCAACCGCCCGTGCGCCCTGTGTATGAAGGAAATACTTAACGCAGGCTTAACGAAAGTGTACATGCGTGACGAGATCAGCGGCGAGGTGATGACCTACACCATGCCGCAGCTCAAGCGCATACTTGAATCGGAGTTCAAGAGGATGGGAGGAACGCGCAGGATATCACGAAAGTCGGGCAAATAG